The Parashewanella tropica genome window below encodes:
- the trpCF gene encoding bifunctional indole-3-glycerol-phosphate synthase TrpC/phosphoribosylanthranilate isomerase TrpF, with amino-acid sequence MSTILQTIVATKVEHIEQLKVRYPEEQLQPKISLKSLYDTLKEEPTGFIFECKKASPSKGLIREDFHLGEICSIYRRYASAISVLTDEQFFQGSFENLAIVRKLVNQPILCKDFIVDGYQIKLAAHHGADAILLMLSVLGDEQYQALATIAKQYQLDILTEVSNEEELQRAINLDAAIIGINNRNLRDLSTDLDTTRKLAPLIGKDKIIVSESGIYTNQQVKQLAPLVNGFLVGSSLMAEGDLDLACRQLVYGNNKVCGITRIEDSSAAANAGATHIGFIFTPKSPRYVSPETAASITEHHRHAQRGLNFVGVFVDQSIDDIVSLSHRLGLHSVQLHGKESTDFIQQLKARFTISGLSTKVTKAVAVDENNQVHFVVNNSDRLLLDTKSQDQFGGTGDAFDWTMPIDSKSSTWLAGGLSPKNATEAMNQGFYGLDFNSGLEASAGIKDAEKIQQVFTLLRNY; translated from the coding sequence ATGTCTACGATTTTACAAACAATTGTTGCGACTAAGGTTGAACATATTGAACAGCTGAAAGTTCGATACCCTGAAGAACAATTACAACCAAAAATTTCACTTAAAAGCTTATATGACACCCTAAAAGAAGAACCAACCGGTTTTATTTTTGAGTGTAAAAAAGCAAGTCCTTCTAAAGGTTTGATCCGTGAAGATTTTCACCTTGGAGAAATCTGTAGCATTTACCGTCGTTACGCCAGCGCAATTTCTGTACTTACCGATGAGCAGTTTTTTCAAGGCAGCTTTGAAAACTTAGCCATAGTGAGAAAGCTGGTTAACCAACCTATTTTATGCAAAGACTTTATTGTTGACGGTTATCAAATTAAATTGGCCGCTCATCATGGCGCAGATGCAATTTTATTAATGCTATCGGTTTTAGGTGATGAGCAATACCAAGCTCTAGCTACCATTGCCAAACAATATCAACTGGATATTTTAACGGAAGTCTCTAATGAAGAGGAGCTTCAACGCGCAATTAACTTAGATGCTGCAATCATTGGTATCAATAACCGCAACCTTCGTGATCTTTCTACTGATTTAGATACAACGCGTAAACTTGCTCCTCTAATCGGTAAAGACAAAATCATTGTCAGTGAGTCAGGCATTTACACCAATCAGCAAGTGAAACAACTCGCTCCTTTAGTTAATGGATTTTTAGTTGGAAGTTCATTGATGGCTGAAGGTGATTTAGACCTTGCTTGTCGTCAACTCGTTTATGGCAATAACAAAGTCTGTGGGATAACTCGCATCGAAGACAGTTCAGCTGCAGCCAACGCTGGTGCGACTCACATCGGATTCATATTTACCCCAAAATCTCCTCGTTACGTTTCACCAGAGACTGCGGCGAGTATTACAGAACATCATCGCCATGCTCAGAGAGGGCTCAATTTTGTAGGTGTGTTTGTTGACCAAAGCATTGATGATATCGTCTCTCTAAGCCACAGGCTTGGTTTACACTCTGTTCAGCTTCACGGCAAGGAATCAACTGATTTTATTCAGCAGCTTAAAGCTCGTTTTACCATTTCAGGATTATCGACAAAAGTCACCAAAGCCGTTGCAGTTGATGAAAATAATCAAGTCCATTTTGTAGTGAACAATTCGGATAGACTGTTGTTAGACACCAAAAGCCAAGATCAATTTGGCGGTACAGGCGATGCGTTTGATTGGACCATGCCAATTGATAGTAAATCCAGTACTTGGTTGGCGGGGGGACTTTCGCCTAAAAACGCCACCGAAGCAATGAATCAAGGATTTTACGGATTAGATTTTAACTCTGGTTTAGAAGCATCCGCAGGGATCAAAGATGCAGAAAAGATCCAACAAGTGTTTACCCTATTAAGAAACTATTAA
- the trpD gene encoding anthranilate phosphoribosyltransferase yields MNNSQALFQKVFNGQSLNREQMKCVFDDIITNQVNDIQLAGLLTAMKVRGETVDEICGAAEASLAHAKAFNRNNVSNIVDIVGTGGDGFNTINISTTAAFVAAAAGANIAKHGNKGVSSKSGSSDVLSQLGVDVSISPEVASQLLAKTGISFLFAPTYHSGFKYAATVRKELKTRTIFNLLGPLVNPARPDAILLGVYDELLVEPIAKVLLNLGVKRAMVVHGCGLDEVAVHGETFVCELKDGQLTTSLLTPNSLGLDKYQVKELQGGTPAENAQISRQILSGQGKPAHIAAVAANAGGAIYLSGLANSPKEGVQRALQILNTDAGYKKLALLIAGLEK; encoded by the coding sequence ATGAACAACAGCCAAGCATTATTTCAGAAAGTGTTTAATGGACAGTCTTTAAATCGCGAGCAAATGAAATGTGTTTTTGATGACATCATTACCAATCAAGTTAATGACATACAACTAGCAGGTTTACTCACGGCGATGAAAGTACGCGGAGAAACCGTTGACGAAATATGTGGTGCGGCCGAAGCTTCGCTTGCTCATGCAAAAGCGTTTAATCGCAATAATGTCTCAAATATTGTAGATATTGTCGGAACTGGTGGAGATGGCTTTAATACCATCAACATATCCACCACAGCTGCATTTGTGGCTGCTGCGGCTGGAGCAAATATTGCAAAACACGGTAATAAAGGGGTATCAAGTAAATCAGGCTCATCTGATGTTTTATCCCAATTAGGCGTGGATGTAAGCATATCCCCAGAAGTTGCCAGCCAGTTATTAGCGAAAACAGGGATCAGTTTCTTGTTTGCTCCTACTTATCATAGTGGCTTTAAATATGCCGCCACTGTTCGCAAGGAACTAAAAACACGCACCATTTTTAATTTACTCGGCCCATTAGTTAATCCTGCCAGACCTGATGCTATTTTGCTTGGCGTTTATGATGAATTATTAGTCGAACCTATTGCAAAGGTACTACTAAATCTTGGTGTAAAGCGTGCGATGGTGGTTCATGGTTGTGGCTTGGACGAGGTTGCGGTGCATGGAGAAACCTTTGTTTGTGAACTCAAAGATGGACAACTAACAACTTCTTTGCTCACGCCTAACTCTTTAGGCCTAGACAAGTACCAAGTAAAAGAATTACAAGGCGGAACGCCTGCTGAAAACGCTCAAATCAGTCGCCAAATATTATCTGGGCAAGGAAAGCCTGCTCATATTGCAGCCGTTGCCGCTAATGCTGGCGGTGCGATCTACCTTAGTGGACTCGCCAATTCACCAAAAGAAGGCGTACAACGCGCATTACAAATTTTGAATACAGATGCAGGCTATAAAAAGTTAGCTCTGCTTATTGCAGGTTTGGAGAAGTAA
- a CDS encoding aminodeoxychorismate/anthranilate synthase component II, translated as MNIYLLDNFDSFTYNLVDQFRSLGHQVYIYRNDLNAEYLAEKILADNDAVLVLSPGPGAPKNAGCMMKLIELVSGQLPILGICLGHQALVEHYGGKVDKAPQTVHGKASPINHTMHKVFGELPSPLPVARYHSLVATQVPSSLEVIAYTESLPMAIAHKQHPVLGFQFHPESILTTRGSELLIQSLTYLSTFSGE; from the coding sequence ATGAACATTTACCTATTAGATAACTTTGATTCCTTCACCTACAACTTAGTTGATCAATTTCGTAGCTTGGGTCATCAGGTATACATTTATCGCAATGATTTAAATGCTGAATATCTCGCTGAAAAAATTCTAGCCGATAATGATGCTGTTCTGGTTTTATCTCCCGGCCCAGGTGCACCAAAAAATGCAGGCTGTATGATGAAGCTTATCGAATTGGTTTCTGGTCAATTACCTATTCTTGGGATCTGCTTAGGTCATCAAGCCTTAGTAGAACACTACGGTGGTAAGGTAGATAAAGCACCTCAAACCGTTCATGGTAAAGCCAGCCCTATTAATCACACAATGCATAAAGTGTTTGGTGAATTGCCTTCACCTTTACCGGTTGCTCGATACCACAGTTTAGTGGCAACCCAAGTTCCAAGTAGTCTTGAGGTGATTGCCTACACCGAAAGTTTGCCTATGGCTATTGCCCATAAACAGCATCCAGTTCTCGGATTTCAGTTTCACCCCGAATCAATTTTAACGACTCGTGGTAGTGAGCTATTAATTCAATCATTAACTTATTTAAGCACTTTTTCAGGAGAGTAA